From a single Maniola hyperantus chromosome 3, iAphHyp1.2, whole genome shotgun sequence genomic region:
- the Polr2J gene encoding DNA-directed RNA polymerase II subunit RPB11: MNAPPTFESFLLYDGEKKVQKEEDTKVTNAAIFTVNKEDHTLGNMIRHQLLKDPKVLFAGYKVPHPLEHKFVLRIQTTSDYTPQEAFMNAITDLTSELSLFEERFKEAIKEKKDGLD; encoded by the exons ATGAATGCACCGCCAACATTCGAATCGTTTCTTTTATATGACGGAGAAAAGAA GGTTCAAAAAGAAGAAGACACAAAAGTTACAAATGCAGCTATATTTACAGTAAACAAAGAGGACCATACACTGGGAAATATGATCCGACA CCAACTTCTCAAGGACCCAAAAGTGTTGTTTGCCGGGTACAAAGTGCCCCACCCCCTAGAGCACAAGTTTGTGCTGCGCATTCAGACCACATCAGACTACACTCCTCAGGAAGCCTTCATGAATGCTATTACAGACCTTACATCGGAACTTTCACTTTTTGAGGAAagattcaaa GAAGCAATCAAAGAGAAGAAAGATGGCTTAGATTGA